The Gossypium hirsutum isolate 1008001.06 chromosome D03, Gossypium_hirsutum_v2.1, whole genome shotgun sequence genomic interval atatcatttgaatgattggcgtcagggttatcagccaagtacTCCGCAAGAATTTTTTagtatgaaacatgcctcagcacgtaatgttattgaaagatgctttgggttattaaaaatGAGATgaggaatacttaggagtccatcattctatcctgtaagggtgcacaataggatcattattgcatgttgtttgctccataattttattcgaacccatatgagtattgatcctattgaagcggaggtgggagaaggattacctagtaacgtgttagatgacgatgaaccgaatgtcgtcaatattcatccatcggatgcttgggctacttggaggatggaactagccaaccaaatgttcgatgaatggcaagcatctagacaTTAGTTAGGTTTAAGGAGAAAATTAGTTGAGttcatttgtttatgttattttatgtatatagtttgtgaaactttagTGGTGTTTTTGAGTTtattgtattgtactaaacttgttgaattataatttgatttcttttcattcatcatgtgttataattttattctttatGAGTTTTttattcatgatattgaactcaattttaattttataaagtgttcacattatgattcatgatattaaagttaattttaatttgttttttttcttaagataattatgtcaggtgttccagaatCAATTGTTCCTTCACAATCATCTtgaggaaccaaaaggaaataggttccagaagaagatgcagcacTGGTTTCCTGCATGGTGGACTTGCACAATATTGGGACATTTAACGCTGATacggggttcaaagccggttactTAAACGAGTTAGAAAAATGTTAGAGAAGGCTTTACCTAATGCGATGTTGAAGGCAAGACCTAATATCGAGTCAAGGATTAGGTTACTGAAAAGAGATTGGTCAATAgtgtatgacatgcttaatggccaaaacaatagcggttttggttgggacgaccATAGGCAGGTcattgttgctgaagatgcggtctGGGACTCTTATTTAAAGGTAAGAATGAGTTCAACTCTTTATTATCCTATtcttaccaaacttataactaatatgatttcctcgtttttgtagagtcataaagaagccgGTCAGTTCAAACATCGTAGTTTCCCTTACTACGACCaacttactgccatatacgcaaaagatcgagcgactgggaaagacgctcaaacagccgctgacgttcttgaagaaataaatgctgaGGATGTACCTTCTGCAGATATTAATGAAGACAGAAACGAATACTATGATTGCGATGCTAATGTCTCTTtcgatgacatggatgtttctgccaCGGAGCCGCAAACAGACAaaaaccaagggggttcctcatcttcaaagagGACAAAAAAGAATTCTGATACAACtggtcatttttcttcttcagttAATGATGCTACCACTTTATTGGCTGAAAACATGCGGGCAATTAGCgaacaaatcagtaggagtattgcctccgatgtgGTAGTTCACCAGGGCATCCAACAGAAAGTGGCAAATTTATATCCAACCTTATGTGAAATAGAAGGTTTAACTATGGATGAACGGTTTCAAGCATTGAGTAAAATTCcggatcatccaactcaaatggtagttttctttagtttaccttctaaTGTACGGTTGGAATGGGTCAGagatttcttgctgaccattaaaatttatggttttgtTGATGACATTTTCGTAACTTTTTCTGTTCGTAATATTTGGGATGGTATTTCATATACAATGTTCTAACTTTTTGATGTGGCAAAACTGTATAACATATAGATTGTGACATAGAATTTCATGAATCTCATTTAACCTTTTGTTAATATTCATTGTTattatgtttatgcaaaatataattctaaagttatttattactgctaataattttttattgtagaatatttaaattatttgttccacaaatgatattttagcacattaaatatgtattgcagtttaataataataaagtagattataaattatatttaataataattatttaaattatattttatagtattatatattatgattttagtaaattcatataagaataagaattttattaaattatatattattattaaattatatttaataataattattttaaattatattttacagCTTGTTTGGTTCGATGTAATGGGTTTACCATTACGCACCGAATCGGTGAGCCTCACATATTCcagcgtttggttcgctgtaatgccCATTACGCGCCGAATCGGTTACGTACGTATTCCTCCTTACTCACCGATTTCTATTCCCTGCCCTTTGTTCAGTTTAGCTCCTGTTTAGCATTCTCCCAATTCCTATGCCCTGTTTTACCCTCATCTTCCCAAGCCGAAATCCACCTCCAGaactctccctcccaacatcaaacAGAATCTGCCAAGTAAATGACCTCCACCGCTCCCGTTTCACTTTCATTTGATTGTTTTgtcgaaccaaacgcacccttctGTTCTTCAAATGCAGTGAGTAGGGAAGTCCAAAAACAGACTTCTGTTCTTCAAATTCCAACAAGTATCTCCAAAGAAACCCTCAAGAAAACCTTTCCAATTCAAGCAAGGTAAACATTATCTGCCCTAACATTTTTTTGTCACGTGTTTTCCCTTTTACGTCTATGATGGGAGATTCAACATTTCTTGAAATTGAATCATGCATTCACCTTTAAAATGAGGTTTTAGTAGGacttgattcatcaaattagttGAATCTCTGTTTATAATCGTTAAAAATTGGCATCTAAGGTTTTTGAAAACTAGGGCTTAAACTAGTTGAACTGATTCATGAATCCCAATTTTCGTGAAATAAAACTTTAATTCATTTGATAAAGAATTAGAAGTTGTAATGGCTTgattcttgatcatttttttcaatttcagcAGACAAATCAGAAAATCCGAGAGTCGGGGAAAATACAGTTAAAAGCGTATAGAAAAGAGACAAAGAGAGCTCTTCGTCTTCTTCTTCCCAATGCTGTGTAAGATGCTTTTAATTGTAAAATCATACCCTTTAATTGGTTAAGTTTTGTTTCAGTTCATTGCTGGTTTGTTTCCGAATTGTTGAccttttcttttcgtttcaatttATGTTTCTTTCTGGGATTTATGTTAGTGCTTTCTTTTCTATGtactttcattttcttccttatATCTACTAGTGATTCAACTTGTAGGTGATTTTGgctcttttatatataaattgtcAATAGCAGTTTTAGAAtcattattttttgatttaagaTGCTTTCTCATTCTTAAGGATAGGGTATTTATTTATAACATTGATATGAATCGAAATTGTATGATAACTTATTTTAGCTTGTCTTGGCTTGGAATACCCTGAAAGTTGAAAAGAGGTAAGTTTGCATCAATCAGAGGGTTTTTAGGACATTCTATTTATGTCAAGTAACCTTCTTCTATGTTAAATTGTGTAAGTGCTTTGATATAAGCATATATCCGACATGGTTTTAGTGTGTAAAATGGACTACTAGATTGGTAAACAAGCATTAGCTGCATACCATTAACATGGAAATGCTTCCTGAAGTATGTCTGCCTCAAGTGCCTAGGTTGCCTTTTGGTAACTGCGCAGTTTTATATGACATGTTGTAATTAAGATGGTTCTGTGTCTGCTACAAGAATGATGTTGTCTATGTAATCATCTGTGTTCATCCTATCAGCATGTGGAGTTTGGTTAAATGCTGCATCTGTGTTCATCCTATCATACTGCTCTGCTTTTTTGTGAGTGTATCACTAGGATTTTGGTTAAATGACTTACAAAGCACTTACCTGAtgtgattctaaatttttttttctggttTAAAAAACAATCCCTGCAAAGACTGAAATTTTTTGCTTATGGGATTCTTGAGAGTATTGATGTTCCAGTTAATTGATGTTCAATGTGAACTTTTGTAGGTATTGGACTGTTAGCTACTGATTTGCTCCAGACATAAATCGTTGGCAAGCTGAAGCTCTAGTTGCAATTCAAGAGGTATTTTATAGTTGCAATTCAAGTAAATTGGACTGTTTTTTTATGGCTTACTCCATAGTAATGTTTTTATAGTTATATTTTGCAAGTGGTGATgtaataagttgatttttattggtattgaaaattttgaatacggatatatgtcaatttttttattaatacggatatgtatgtgtgtgtgtgtgtgtgtgtgtgtgtgtgtgtgtctgtACAAATGCATGGTTGGactgagataaaataaaatcatggAAATAAAActtattgaaatgaaaaatgcaTTTCTCGGGAAACAGTAAAACATGTTAATAGTACAGGAAATCCAGTTTAAGGTACTGGTGTGAATAAAAGCATGAATTATTCCTTTAAAATCCAGTTTTCGGTTGGAAGCATGAATTTTGTTTCGTCTCTGCATTTTTTAAATTTCGGTTTTAAATCATTAGTAACTAGTTTAAGTTGGACTATATAAATCGATAATGATTGAAATACATCAAAATAATCGATAATGATTGAAATAcatcaaaatacatcaaaatgaaattaaaatattaaaatttatataaatcgATAATGATTGAAATACatcaaaataatctaaaaatattgtTATTGAAGGTATCCTAGATTTAAAACTGAAATGAGTGGCAGTATGGTATTGCCAAGAAAACTCTTTGTTGGAAGTTAAATGTTATGTAGGCTTCATAGACTTGTACTGGGAATACAATATTTCACCAATTCATTAAATCATATCTCTAAAATCCTGAAATCTATCGGTAGATTATATTAATATGTTAGTTTAAGTACAGTAAAATGTAATTGCCAGTGAAGTTGATAATTTATGAATAATAAACTTTATTCTTAATAAATATTGGTAAATTTATTcataattaatatgtttttttgttATGATCCATATCACAATGTTTCTACCTTATTatttattacaagtataattataTGTGGTATCGATTATCAAATAGTATTAATTTTAGatgattgataaagaaatgaatttcTTGTTGCAAAGAtagttttaatttctattttgttcTTTGTAATgattctaaatttgtattgttcaGTTTTTTTTGATAGTGTGTTAttgcttcctcttcttttttGGATTGTTTGACTGCTTCCTCCACTCACAGTTGAGCGTCTTCTTTTCACGCAATCACTGTAAGTTCCTtggcaattaaattatttaagtttactgtactgttattgaaattatgattggagaaatgtgacccttttaAATAAATGCAGTGAGTAGAGAGATCAATCCCAAGTATCTCTAAATAAACCCTCAAGAAAAGCTTTCCAATTTAATCAAGGTAAAAATTGTCTGTCCTAACATTCTTTCAACATGTTTTcccttttatgttattttatgtatatagtttgtgaaactttggtggtgtttttgtgtttattgtattgtactaaacttgttgaattataatttgatttcttttcattcatcatgtgttataattttattctttatGAGTTTTttattcatgatattgaactcaattttaattttataaagtgttcacattatgattcatgatattaaagttaattttaatttgttttttttcttaagataattatgtcaggtgttccagaatCAATTGTTCCTTCACAATcatctcgaggaaccaaaaggaaatgggttccagaagaagatgcagcacTGGTTTCCTGCATGGTGGACTTGCACAATATTGGGACATTTAACGCTGATacggggttcaaagccggttactTAAACGAGTTAGAAAAAATGTTAGAGAAGGCTTTACCTAATGCGATGTTGAAGGCAAGACCTAATATCGAGTCAAGGATTAGGTTACTGAAAAGAGATTGGTCAATAgtgtatgacatgcttaatggccaaaacaatagcggttttggttgggacgaccATAGGCAGGTcattgttgctgaagatgcggtctGGGACTCTTATTTAAAGGTAAGAATGAGTTCAACTCTTTATTATCCTATtcttaccaaacttataactaatatgatttcctcgtttttgtagagtcataaagaagccgGTCAGTTCAAACATCGTAGTTTCCCTTACTACGACCaacttactgccatatacgcaaaagatcgagcgactgggaaagacgctcaaacagccgctgatgttcttgaagaaataaatgctgaGGATGTACCTTCTGCAGATATTAATGAAGACAGAAACGAATACTATGATTGCGATGCTAATGTCTCTTtcgatgacatggatgtttctgccaCGGAGCCGTAAACAGACAaaaaccaagggggttcctcatcttcaaagaggaaaaaaaagaattCTGATACAAGtggtcatttttcttcttcagttaatgatgctgccactttattggctGAAAACATGCGGGCAATTGGCgaacaaatcagtaggagtattgcctccgatgtgGTAGTTCACCAGGGCATCCAACAGAAAGCGACAAATTTATATCCAACCTTATGTGAAATAGAAGGTTTAACTATGGATGAACGGTTTCAAGCATTGAGTAAAATTCcggatcatccaactcaaatggtagttttctttagtttaccttctgatgTACGGTTGGAATGGGTTagaagatttcttgctgaccattaaaatttatggttttgttgatgacattttcgtaactttttctgtttgtaatatttgggatGGTATGTCATATACAATGTTCTAACTTTTTGATGTGGCAAAACTGTATAACATATAGATTGTGACATAGAATTTCATGAATCTCATTTTACCTTTTGTTAATATTCATTGTTattatgtttatgcaaaatataattctaaagttatttattactgctaataattttttattgtagaatatttaaattatttgttccacaaatgatattttagcacattaaatatgtattgcagtttaataataataaagtagattataaattatatttaataataattattttaaattatattttagtattatatattatgattttattagtaaattcatataagaatatttattaacaattttattaaattatatattttattaaattatattttataacaattatgttaaattatattttagtattatatattatgattttattagtaaattcatataagaatatttattaacaattttattaaattatatattttattaaattatatttaataataattattttaaattatattttagtatcatatattatgattttattagtaaattcatataagaatatttattaaaaattttattaaattatattttataacaattatgttaaaatatgattaaattatttattatttatattaataatcttattaaaatttaataacaataacaataatcatctaacttaaaaaaattctgctaagggtattctagtcattttatcttttttccttatgctattacacctctattccattcaaccaaacacaagaataccattacgcctctattccattacattcaaccaaacaaaagaattacctattacacctctattccattacgcatctattccattacgcctctattctattacagcgaaccaaacgtgctatTATATAGAATGGCCTAGAGAACCAATTTAAAAAGACCAGAATTCAAACTCCCAATAGTCCATTGTAGTTCTTTTTTATgcgaaaaatttgattttaaacccgattttgagtattttaatgGCCAATTAAATCTGATTTAACTACAATTATTAACACTAATTAAAcctcaattaaatagaattaaacattcaatttcatgcatatcacCCACCGATTAATTCAAACAAGTGACgtaccttagtcgctagtaaatcactccatggaagcttcatttaGACAATGGTTAGTGTAAACATCATGCCTCACACACCATGTTATCAATCACCGTGCtatcaagcaacaatacaccgtaaattattcaataatctaactaaaacatgcatttatgatattataaaaccatccaaaattaaactaagtctCGAAATTTCCACAATACCCGATTAACATCTCTAAAACGTATAACTAAATCTCTACCAAGCCTtaatctcttggaactctcttgctcgACTCCTCAGCTCCTCAATCCCATCGGTTAACTGCATGAATGTGAAGGTGTAAGattaaaaagctcagtgaatgttaataaaacgACGAGTAAATTAGCACCCAAACCATGCTTAAATTGAAACCAATCAAATACAAATTTTCAATCACAATATCAATTCATAATAGTTCAATGTTATATGCTCAACCTTGtatcaaaaatcataattaatcatgGCATATAATCATCAGTTTAgcatataacatttcatacatttatattgaCATATACAATCATGGCTTAATCAAGTGATCATACATCGGATAAACGGATCTCCTTACTCccaatcagaatcagaattagtcCTGGGTTGAGCAAGCCTAGGCCACACGCTTTCATTATATCGCCTCAAATCAGTCTCGTTAAGTGGAGACACAAGCTTAACACTCACTTATCTACTCCAAATCAGTCCACCTAGAGCCTTATTGCTTACAAATAACATATCAATAAGGTGAgtgtactcacaaatcctatggcatgccaacaatatccaatggatccacgaTGCTATAATGCCAATATAACCAATCAATCATAACATAATTTCAGTCAAAATGTGCTCAATTTAAAGTGCCAAAATGCATATGTGAATCATGTAACATAGccattttaacatcaaattaaatctaGCATACCAATTACCTATTATCAATGTTCATTTATCAATTGAAATATTAACATACCATGAACCAAAAACTCCAGCATGCTTGCTTAGTTCAccattataataaattaaatcaaGCACATAAAATCACTAGATATCACTTACcaacacttaacaaaaatttcatcacttaaacatatatcaataatcttgcaaaattaaccaaccaaaactcaattaaatatttgcaatcagtaattaatcatccaattaagcataagtgagggtcaatttaccaaatcgcCCTTTAATAGCACtaaccacacaactaactcaaccacaaccaagcaaatccaagcttcaattttGATTAGCTTGATCCTCTTCAAGATTCAAAGCTtcaacagaaataaaataaatattaccacctttcaaaagatataataaataaaaattttcattaactAGGCTACATGAAATTCTCACTCAAAGTCACCTTACCGAATTTGTATCATCAAGTCGaaaactcgattcctcacaaaatcgatcACTCCAACCCTCCTAATCACTTTTAAACATCAATACTAGTctaaataaacatatactaagcatcaatttcacatttaaatcattttcacaaaaatctaaaatatcgattcatgaagatgatgaaattcaaatttctttaaattaccttacaaaacatgtttaatcttgataaataagatcaaaAACCTTGTAGTAGATCCAATTTGAGTTGAAACATCCATTtatttgtggatttcctctcaagattcaagatccaccattaaagcaccttaagcttttgaagaaggtgacattgataaaaaatcatgtaattatcactcaaatcatgtaaatatgcttctaatcatcataaaaataagtttagaaataataattacctttgattcgttctaaatcctttgattgaaaatcttgattcaagaatcttgagaaatttcagaatatttttggctacttttgTGAATAATTTCGGGTGAAaagagagtattttgagaaggaaattTATTGAATCTATTCTTTGATGATAGATCTTAAAAACCATGCAAAAAAAACGAAATTTATAGCTCTATAATATgatgtaaatggtgtgaaaagtaggctagatgcattgtgtttaaaactgaaacaacctaccagaaatttaaaaattgggaaatttgccTAATGGTCATTCTCACATTTCTCTTACATTACCAATTGAtcttttccctccaaaatttcaaatttaaagatttattttccaaataaaaactccaaaatttcccttattttaaaattaaatccaatttaattaatatctaaatttaacttaaattaaccaccaataaaaattattttaaaattctttttcgacCCAAGTTTATTATTTTcgctaataattatttaattactttaaaattaattttccaaaaatatttttatttttccagattattgtttaatcagttttagatgaaattgaccttttaaattaaattaaaaaattactattaacccaataaat includes:
- the LOC107918836 gene encoding uncharacterized protein At2g29880-like — translated: MLEKALPNAMLKARPNIESRIRLLKRDWSIVYDMLNGQNNSGFGWDDHRQVIVAEDAVWDSYLKSHKEAGQFKHRSFPYYDQLTAIYAKDRATGKDAQTAADVLEEINAEDVPSADINEDRNEYYDCDANVSFDDMDVSATEPQTDKNQGGSSSSKRTKKNSDTTGHFSSSVNDATTLLAENMRAISEQISRSIASDVVVHQGIQQKVANLYPTLCEIEGLTMDERFQALSKIPDHPTQMVVFFSLPSNVRLEWVRDFLLTIKIYGFVDDIFVTFSVRNIWDGISYTMF
- the LOC121215376 gene encoding uncharacterized protein At2g29880-like, translated to MSGVPESIVPSQSSRGTKRKWVPEEDAALVSCMVDLHNIGTFNADTGFKAGYLNELEKMLEKALPNAMLKARPNIESRIRLLKRDWSIVYDMLNGQNNSGFGWDDHRQVIVAEDAVWDSYLKSHKEAGQFKHRSFPYYDQLTAIYAKDRATGKDAQTAADVLEEINAEDVPSADINEDRNEYYDCDANVSFDDMDVSATEP